In Gammaproteobacteria bacterium, the following proteins share a genomic window:
- a CDS encoding accessory factor UbiK family protein has translation MPDPTILDQLAEKLAAAVPPGMRELQQDLEKNFRAILQSTFARLDLVTREEFDVQSAVLARTREKLEQLEAQVRALEARLADTAPAGPES, from the coding sequence GTGCCCGACCCAACAATTCTCGATCAATTGGCGGAAAAACTGGCCGCGGCGGTACCACCGGGCATGCGGGAGCTGCAGCAGGACCTGGAAAAAAATTTCCGCGCCATTTTGCAAAGCACCTTCGCCAGACTGGACTTGGTGACCCGGGAAGAATTCGACGTGCAAAGCGCCGTACTGGCCCGCACGCGGGAGAAACTGGAACAACTGGAGGCGCAAGTCCGCGCCCTGGAAGCGCGCCTGGCCGATACCGCCCCCGCCGGGCCCGAAAGCTGA